The DNA region GGGTAAATGCGTCGATACATTTCATGTTTTTTCCAGACTTTATATTGTTTCTCTACAGGGTGTGTTTAACGTTACTGAAATGCTCTTGCTACTCCGCGTTTCTGCCAGCTCTTTTTGGCGCGCCCTTGTCCGGGCTCAAACAGGTCGGGTCCGGCTTGGTGGGTAGCGTGGCCTTCCAGTCGAGCACCATCTTGGTAAGCCGCGACACGACTTCCGGGTGCGCCTTCGATTGGTCTTTGGCGATTTCTTCCGTGCGATCTGATTTCATGTTGTGCAACTCGACGCGCACGCCGTCATTGTCCGTCACCAGTTTCCAATCCCCGTCGCGGACGGCCAGACGCGGCCACCCATCCGGTTCGCCGCCAGCGCCCGTGTGCTGCCAGAAGATTGGCCGGGTGCGGAGAACCGGCTCGCCGTTGAATGCCGCCAGCAGGTTTTCTCCGTCGCACTGGGCCTCGGCTGGCGGCGTTACGCCAGCAGCTGCGCAAAAGGTGGGCAGCAAATCTACAGCACTCAGTACGGTCGTGTCATTCTTCACTCCCGCCAACGTGTGACCCGGCCAGCGAACGATGAACGGCGTGCGTACGCCGCCTTCAAACAGGTTGCGTTTGCGTCCGCGCAAGCCACCGGTTTCGCCGACACTGTAGTAGCTTCCATGTTTGCCGGGTGATCCTTTGCTGGTGCTGGTACGTTCCGGGCCGTTGTCACTGGAAAAAACCACGATGGTATTTTGCGCCACGCCCGCCCTGTCGAGAGCGGCGAGCACCTTGCCCACATGATTGTCGCCGTCGGTGATGACGGCGGCATAAATCCGTTTCTGCTCTTCATCGACGTGCTTCCACTTCTCTAGCGCTTCGGGCGTCGGGGAGTGCGCGGTATGGCTTTCATGAATCCACACGTCCACAAAGAACGGGTGATCCTTGTTGGCCTCGATGAACTGCGCCGCTCGGTCGGCGATCTCGTGCGGTTTGATTCCCGGACCCGGCCCGTGATAAACCGCTGACTCGTCAATCCCGTAGTCCGCCATTGCCGGTTGGCCCGGCAGCTTGTCCACGGCCATGTGCCATTTGCCAAAATGCGCCGTGCGATAACCGGCGGCCTTGAGGTAGCGGGGCGTGGTGGGCGCTCGGGGGTCCAGCCAGTCCGGCTGCTCTGGTCCTGGTCGGCGGGCTCCGAACACACTATTGACGCCGTAGCGGGAGGGATAACGCCCGGTCATGGCCGCGACGCGACTTGGCGAGCAGACGGGGTTGAGCACGTTGAACTGCTGAAAGTCAATCCCCTCGCTGGCAAGTCGGTCAAGGTTGGGCGTCTGCACCCACGTACTGCCGTGGCAGGATAAATCGCCCCACCCCCAGTCGTCAGCGTAGATGAAAACGATATTGGGTTGGGTGGCTGGCGGTGGGGTATCGGCGGCGGGCAGCGCAGTTCGTGGCGTGAGCAGCAGGGCGGCCAGGAGGAGTGTCGGTTTCAGGGTGTTGATGATTGATTTCATGGAGACTAGCTTTTCTTTTGGCTCTTCCGCAGAATCTGTGGGTAAGTCATTCGATGTTTGAGTGCCGAGGCTCCCGGTTATCTACAGGGCAGAAAGAGTCGATTTACCGTCGGTCCATTTCGAGCTCAAACAAATAACCCCCGGCCAAACACGCATGTTCGCCCGAGGCCAAGCAATAATCTCGTCCCGCCCAGACTCCGTTATCCCTTGGCTGGTTGCTCCGCAGCAGAGCCAGACTCCGTATAGCGGAGCAGTACCGATTGTAGCGAATGATTTAGCTCCGTACGGCATCATCCGCATTCCGATTTCTTTTTGCCCTGCCATGCCTCTCAAAACCGCCTGCCGGTATTCGATGACCCACAAGGTTCTGCGGAAGAGCCAAATAGGTAAGTAGAATGACTCTTCGGCTTGGCCCTTCTTCCCGGGCATTTAATCCGTGTCTCGCTTCGGGCTGACACAGTTGGGGTCAATTTTGGTGGGCAGCGTAGCCTTCCAGTCGAGAATCATCTTCTTTAAGCGGGCGACGATCTCCGGATGCGACTTCGACAAATCTCTACCGGCCTCTTCCGCACGGTCGGTTTTCAGGTTGTGGAGCTCGACTCGCATCTTATCCTCGGTCATCAGGAGCTTCCAATCACCGTCGCGTACCGCAAAGTGCGGCCACCAATCGGGCTCGGGTTTAGGGCCACGCCATTCCCAAAAGATAGGACGCGTTCGCGTGATGGAACTGCCTTGCAGGGCCGGGAGCAGATTCTCGCCGTCGGCTTGATATTCAGCGGGCAGTTTCACCGCCGCGGCGGCACAAAGCGTTGGCAACAGATCCACACCTGTAAAGACAGTGGTATTGTTCATCTCTCCGGCTGGAGTATGCCCCGGCCAGCGTACGATGAATGGCGAGCGAACACCGCCTTCGTACAAGCTGCGTTTCTTGCCGCGTAGTCCGCTGGTTTGGCCGATGCTGGCCCACGTCCCGTATCCTGCGCCCATTTTTTTGTGCTGCTGATCGGCGTGGGTCCATTCCGGGCCATTGTCGCTGGCGAACATCACGATGGTGTTGTCCGACAAACCTTCCCTTTCCAGCGCGTCGAGGATCAAGCCGACAGCATTGTCACCATCGGTGATGACCGCGGAATAAACCTGCTTCTGCTCATCGAGATGCTTCCACTTTGCCATGGACTCCGGTGTAGGGACGTGTGGCGTGTGACTTTCATGCAGCCACACATTAACGAAAAACGGCTGATCTTTGTTTGCCTCGATGAAGGCCAAGGTGTCCTTCGCCATGTCGTGCAATGGCTCCGGCTTCCCCCATCCCGTACCGCCGTTGAAGACAGCGTAGTTATCGTAGCCATACGCCTCTGGCTTCGGGGCTCCCTCAACTCCCGCGTTCGTCAGATGCCATTTGCCAAAATGCCCCGTACGATAGCCCGCCTGCTGAAACAGACGCGGCAGCATGGTCGGCTTCGGATCGAGCCAGTCAGGCATGTTCTGGTTACGGTTCACCGTGGGTGAGGCGAAGTGCTGATGTACCGAGAAACGTGCCGGGAACTTACCCGTCATCACCGCCGTGCGACTCGGCGAGCAGACGGGGTTGAGCACGTTGAACTGTTGAAAGTCAGTTCCCTCACTGGCCAGCCGGTCAATGTTCGGCGTCTTCAACCACTCATGTCCATGACAGGACAGATCGCCCCAGCCCCAGTCATCGGCGTAGATGAAGACGATGTTGGGTTTCGACGACTCGGCGGCATGTGCCGCCACGCCTGCGAAGCAGCAAAGCGTCAGTAGCAATGATCTCAATATGGTTCTCACGACTATCAATCTCCTGTAACGGCTTTCGGCAGCGCCTGTCTCCCTGCACTGTCGCTTTCCCGAATATCGGTATGTCTCGTCCTCCGATTGGTATACCAGTGATACTTGCCTTTCGCATCTGGATCGGCGACGACGGGTGCATCATACTCCACCGCAATCACGGTGTTTCTCGAATCCGGCGCCTTCGCTGGCACTTCCACCTTGGTGACGTGACCGTTTTCTTCATACGTCACCGGCAAAGCCTTGCGCCGAGGGTCTGCCAGGAAGTACGCCCTGGACGGCTTGCCTACAATGCCACCAAACTCAATGCCTTCCGGCTCCCATTCCAAAACATGGAGGTACACCGTCTTGTCCTTGTGGGTCATCGCTCCCCACAAGAAGTCGAAATCAACCGGACAGCAGTGAGTTCCGTAGATCGACTCGCCATTCACTTTCATCCATTGGCCGACCTCTTTGCGACGTTCGATCTCTTCCGCCAGCAAGGTACCCTCCGGCGTTGGGCCGACGTTGAGCAGGAGATTCACTCCCCGTGCGCCGCACAGCGCCAAGAATTCAATCATGTCTTTCGGACTTTTCCAGGCATCGTCGGTGCGGTCGTAGCCCCAGTTGTGGCGCGGTATTCCTCTTTCGGAATATTGGCACTGTTCATGAGCCATTCGGCACTGGCTCCCCCCTGTTCTTTGCCATAATCCTTGCCCTTCCATTCCCCGCCCTGGACGGAATAGAGCCCCCAGTGGATAAACATGCCAAATCGGGCATCCCGCCACCACTCCATGTGAGAGTCATCTGTGGGGCTGGAGTTGGCGGTGGCGTTTGCTGGGTCGCTGGCGACCACTGCAGGAACGGTTAAGAGGCACGCGTGAAACACGGCCAGGAGGATAAATTTGTTCTTCTTCATGTGATTTCCGATGTTGGTATTTGTTTTTCTAAATCCCACGGAATGGGTGGGTGATCGTATCCAGGCTGGCGGTTTTCTTAGGCATGACAGGGCAAAAAGAAAGCCGATGGAGGATCGGGCGCATTGGATGTCACTTCTCCGTTATACTCCGTATTGCCCAGTCAAACGGGAGGCAGGCTCTGCTGCGGAGCAACCTGCCGAGCGATAACTGGGTCAGGAAGGGAAGAGTCTCGCGCTGGGCCCCGGTCGAACGAGCGTGTTTTTCCGGGGTTTCTTTTTGGACATCGAGATAGAATGACGCGGAACATACTCTTTCTGCCCTGAAATACCTAAAGAAAAAACGGGGGATCGGAATGAAGATGGCAAACAGCTACCCACCCATTCCGTGGGAGAGCCAAACATTCATCGATGTTCTCTACTCAAAGTTCGGTGATGCGTAATCCGACCTGCGACAAGTCGATCGGGACAATGCCCATTTCGAGTGCGGGAGATCCCGGCTTGAATCGGAAGTCACCGTTCTGCGGGTCCACGAACATTGGGTCCACTACTCGGCTGTTGACATCGACGCCGTCACGTTGCAGTCGTTCCAGTGTCTCTTCACCGAGGCGGGGTTCCGTTTTGCAGTAGTAGATGTTGTGATCGGACTCGATATCCTTCATGCGAGCAGGGAACCGCCCCCTGCTATCCTCGCCCACTTTTCCAGTTCCGGATCCCGGCTCCGAGATGAAGCTGCAGTCTGCCAACGATGAGAAGTAGATGTTCCGCTGATTGCTCGCACCCGCCATGGGACCTTCGACGATCTTTAAGTAGGTGCCGCGAGGTGCAATGATGTCGGCAACAATGTTGTTTTCGAAGCGGTTATTCAACTTCAACGTCATCCCCTGCGACTTGCATTTGTAGATCAGGTTTTCGGCGATCAGGGTATCCATTTGCCCGCCGTCCGTTCGGATCGCGCCCTGCGCATTCGTTTCGGCGACCAAATGATGGATATAGTTGCGGCGAATCACATTGCCCGGACCCGCGCCGCGAATGTAGATTCCATTGCCGTCACCCAGCATTTGCATCGCATGGTGAATCTCGTTGAGTTCAATGAGATTATTGCGCGTGTGCAGATAGGGGCGGACATCGTCGAGTGTCGGATCCTCCGGAAGCTTTTTGATCTCGTGCCATCGAATGGTGCGAACCGATTCACGCTGATCCGGTTGAACGAAGAATCGGGTCACGATGCCGGAGACGATTAGCCCAGTATAGTTCGTATGATGGATCAGATTATTCGCCACGCGGTTCTCTCCGCTCTGACAGACGTAGATCCCGGGTGAGTGCCAATAGATTTTCCCGACATGATGAATGTGGTTGTTGTAGACGAGGTTCTTCTTGTTCACGTCCTTTGTGCCGGGACCATAACCGCAAAGCAGAATGCCGCCCCCGCCCATGTGTTCGATATGGTTGCCGGAGATTTCGTTTTCCATTCCATGCAGATCCACACGGATTGCACCACTTCCGCTGTGTAGAAAATGGCACTGATCAACAACACAGTTCTCGGTGCCGCGCAGGCGAACTAACGCGTTGTCCTTGTCAAGCATGTCCCAATCGTGCTGCAAACCTGCATCGTCCTTGGCTAGCGTATAACGTTCACCGTGCTTGAAGGTGAGACCGCGGAAACAAAGGTTGCGAACGGGAACGTCCTTCGGGCTCTGCTTATCAATTGCACCTTCGACCCGGATAAACTCAATCAACTGAGGAGCGATCACCGGCGACTCGTCTCGTGGCCAGAGATAAACCTTCCCCTCGTTCGTGTTGAGCACCCATTCGCCCGGTTTGTCGAGTTCCTCCAACACATTCTCAACCCAGCAACCGATTTTGTTCATCCCGTAGGTCGCTGGTATGGCTGTGCGGGCAATCCCTGCCTTTTCATCGACCGAGACCAGTGGCAGCACATTCATGATCCAAAGCCGAGTGGGACGGACCACCAGTTCAACATCTTCCACACTGGGCCAGTTTTTCAGACGCCCCTTTGGGAAATGGAGCTCGGTCGCGCTCCCCTTCGGAACAAATCGATCCGACTGTGCGCGCGGCAGCATTCCCAGATCATCATAAAGGGTCAAGAACCGGCCCGAGACATCCGCCACCTGTAGTTTGCCGATCGCTTCCTCGGGCAGGCCAGGGAGTTTGTCGGTTACTTTTTTCCAGCCTGTAATCTCCCGTCCGGAACTGAACACCGGCGTCTCGCCAGGATAAGCGGCATAAGTCACCGTGGCATTGCCCTTCCCAGCGTCTTCCAGGCCAAACACCACCGTTTTGTCCAACGGATAGGTTCCACCGCGAACCAGAACCGCGAGGTCTTCCGACTTCCTTTTCTTCAACATCCGCACGGCATCGCGCGCACGCTCGAGTGTAGCAAACGGCCCATCGTCGCCGCCTTCAATCGGATCGGCATGCGTACCCGACCAGCGGTCAGAGCCCTCGGGGGACACATAGAAATCAGCATCCGTCTCTGCGGAACGACATATCCCGCCAGCCATGAAGCTGACCAGGAGTAGCAATGGAATACGGTATTTCACTTAATGTCTCGCCTTTCACATTCAGGATTGTTCAGGAAGCAGATTCAGACGGTCCAACACGTTTCACATTGCCGGACAAGGATCCGCTATCGCCACATGATCTTGGCCTGCCTCGTTTCGGGTTTCACCGAAACGTTGGTATCTTCAAACTTACGGGTAAACTCACAGCCATCGGGTGTCGTTCACTGGTAAGCACACTAGCTAGGACCAAGCGGATTTTTGAATTCGGGATAGTCAACCAGCGCACTGGACGGCAGCTTCCACCCCCAACTGTACATGAAATACGAGTAGGGCTGTGCTCCGATCACCCAGCAATTCCGTAGAAGAGCCGTTCCTTGGAAGCTGGAAGTGTCAAGGCACGAGCGGGAATTCACGGCCGGATTGGTACCAGCATGACGCTTCGATATCGGGGCGCATTATTGAAATCAGAAGCAACTTCAAGGGTAAATGTATAGGTTCCTGGCGTATCGACTTGAACCTCTCCCAAATGAGCTTGCCCAAGATCGACGAAGTTCAAGGTGTTCTCGATAGATTGACCGGCGACATTCGCGCGCAGTTTGCCTTTCGCGTCTGCGTTTTGGTTTCTGACTCCATTGCAATTGATAACCACCTCATAGGTGCCAGGTTCAAATATTTTGAAGTCCCAACCCAAGGCCTTCCCCTTGGCTTGGAAGCCTGAAACGGTGATGGCTCTGCCCGGCATGATCCCCTCGCCCGGCTTCCTGTACATTTGATAATCCCAGGGTCCGGGGTAATCGCTCGGTTGGGGTGGTCGTCTATCCGGGACCGTGAACATCTTCATGCTCGTGCTTCATCCACATCAGGATTTGTAGGATTAAGGGGTCAGGAGTCAATTGTGCGAAGCACCCAAAGGGCCGTTCCGGCAATTGACTCGTGACCCCTTAACAACCCGCGAAAATTTAATTTTGGCGCACCACTAATAGCCTTTTACTGCTTTACGCACCTGCTTCATGATGTCGATACAGACCGGATTGAAAAATGGGTGCTTCGAAGTTACATCCGGGGTCATCGAGAGATTGATGGTGATGGGCAAATTGGCTTCATCTGCTTTTTCAAAAAACTCGATGTATTGTTCAGCAGAGAATTGAGGTTTCGCCGTGAAGGTTCCGTTGCGTGTGCGGCTGGACCAACCGTCCATGAAACACCAATGGGCAGGGTATTGCCCTTCGAGTTGCCCACCCTCTTCAAACAAAACCGCAGGTAGAATCTCGGGTTCTCTACCAGCTCCATCTGAAACCACAAGGTCAGTGAAGGGCGTTAAGTTTGGAAAGATGTTCTGACTAAAACCGACCGGCGCGTTGGGGTTTCCTGCCTTAATGGCTTTTGCCAGTTTCTCCCAGGGCGGATCAAGCTGATAGACCTTCCACCCACAGTCATCCACATAGCCGGCGGTCGTCGCGAGATCTTCACCGTAGCGCAGGCTCACCTCGCGAAAATGGGCTTCTAAAAAGTTGAAATAGCCCGTCGGGTCCGGGGTTTCGCCATTGCCATACGTGTCGCCATACAAATTCTCCATGCCACTGTTTGGATTGTAGTAAAGCATCAGGCGAATGTCGTGTTTCGCCAGGCCATCAATCAGCTCCCTGATCAAATCGCGTTTGCATGTAAACCCGGGTTTGATTTGGTCGATCGTGTTGCTCGGGCCGGGCCAGTGTTGCGTGCCATGGGCACAGGTAAAACAGACCCAAGATGCGCCTGTTTCGGCAACTTTATCGGCAAAAGCATCCACATCGAAGAGATCTACCAACCTCTGGTATTGTTGCCCTAACCTCGGTCCCCCCAGAAATGGCGTTGAGCCAGATGAAAAATGCACGAACAAACCGTACTTTCCATCCACCATCCATTGCACATCTGCTTTCATTGCTTTGGCGCGGGCCTTGATGGCAACCAAGGCTTCAGGACGTACAAGTTCAATCGACCAAATGGCAAAGGGATTCGTTTTTCCTTTTGCATTCCGTTTATTGTTCAGAGCATCCCGCTCGGCTTGAGTCCCCTGAAAATTCACTAGACGCAAACGGATGGTGTTGATCCCCTTCTTAAGCAACAGATTCTGCTTCAAATAATGCCTCTGGAATGCTGGCCTGGTTTCCCAATTCGGCACTTTGACTTTCTCGGTGACCGTCGTCGTCGCTGAGGTGACCTCCAGAGTGGACTGCGCGAGTATTTCTTTGTCTCCCGTGTAGAGCACTGCAATCGTATAGCTTGCTCGATAAGGCGCATCCACTTCCCATGTCATGATATCCTCGTCGGTGTTAAACCCCCGAACAAACGCATTGTTGACAACTGTCGGCGTTGGGCGATCAGCATGGGCAAGATTCCCGCTCAACTTAGCCCGAAAACCCATGATCGTCGTGATATCATCCGGCCTGAGTTGCCAGGTTCTTGGCGCCCAGTAGGGATGGACAACGCCTTGCTTCGCAAATGCAACGACTGCTGGAAAAGTCAAAACGCTGATCAGCACTACCAAAACCGGTAACAATTTGCTCTGTTTTTTCATGACACCACTTTCGTGTTCTATAGCCCCAAACTGCATGTACCTAATCCGGTTGCAATCAATCGTGAGCTAGCTTCGGGTTTTCGGCGAACAACGTCGACACTCGTTGGACAGCGCCACCTTGTGGGCGATTTACCGAAATTTTGCGAATCAATCTCGGACTGAGCGGCTAGACGCTTGAATAGTGGCGTTTCCTGCTTGAAACCCGCGGCTAGTGCCATCGGATCCAATTAAGTGCTACTCCTCTCCAAACAGAAGGCATACCGTCTCTCTCTCGTATTAACGTAGTTCCACAGCAAATACCTGTTCGCGGGAAACTGAACCTGGCGTGGTGAATTCGACCGAGACACCTCGCCCTTCTTTCACCTGCTTGGCTCTCAGTGTTTGTAAGCGTTCGGCTGCGGGAGCAAGCAGGAAGACGGCCAAACCAATTCGCAGTCGTGCTTGTGAATTAATCAAAATACACCTTCCGTAAATAGTCATAAACCGCTTCCATCTCTTGTTGGTTCAGAGCTGTTGCATACATCAGCAGCCGAGCTAATTCACCATCGAAGGATTCCTTTCCCTGATGATTGATTGCATTCCTTTCGGTGCCGATAGCCATACGGCTGGGCTCTACGTTTCCCACAGGAAAATCACTGGAATTGACGGCTTCAGATGGATCGTCGACAAAGAGTTCTAATGGAACGACTCCCGTTCCTGAGCCCTGCCTGCCCATGACGATGTGCCACTCGTTCAACGAGGGCGGTGGACCTGCTACCTCAGGCGTATTCACACCATCACGAACCTTCTCATTCAGTCCATTTCGAGATCCCATGTAGACTCTGCCATCGGGATAGAAGGAGCCCCAGAATCCTGCGTATTGTCCCGTTTCCAATTGAGGCTTCCCCGAATTCCGAAGACATCCGAAAAAGGCGTTTGGATATCCGGAGTTGATCTTTCCTGGTCCGCCCTGTTTATATGGCTTAATCACCGCGAACCATGTATATCCGGCTCCGGTCATCATTCCATGAAAAGCCTCATCATGATCGTTGATCAATTCATCTTCTCTAAAAAGGAGGCTGTTGTGCCCATTGATCTCACGACGGTTTTTCAAAAGGGTTGGACGGCCTGTGCCTAATTCTTCCTGTGAGATGATCGTCTGAGTGCGTCCCTCCTCAGTGGACTTGAATTCGATCGCTTCTGGATTGGGAGCCTGGTTCGTCCAGCTGGTGACCATGTTGCCATCCTCAAGGATCAAACCGGTATCGGCATTGAGATCGAGGACCAAATCATCCTGGATGAGGTCCTGTGAGCTTCCCTTACCACGAATGGCCTTGCGGACTTCGTCCATGACCGCCATGCACTCGGGGTTAAAGATCGGATGGTCGTCCGTCACATCAGCGGTCAGGATCAGGTTGATGGTCACGGGAATCTTGGCCTCTGCCATCCGTTTGAAGAAGTCAACATACTCCTGTGTCGAATGAACCGGTCCGGGGCCGTGGCGGCCATTCATGGGTCGATTTTGGAACCAACCGCCCTGGTCCATCAGGCACCACCATGCCGACGTGACATCACCCAATTGCTTACCGGGTCCGATGAGCTGGGGATCGACTTGAAGCAGCTCGCTGCCGCCATCGGTGACGGCCAATTCGCTGAACGGGCTGACCGTCGGGCCCCGGTTCGAACTCAGTCCCACCACCGCCTTGGGATTGCCCGCCTTGATCGCGCGGGCCCAGCCTTCCCAGGATGGCCCCAGAGGATAGTCCCAGGCCAATGCACCATCCATATAACCGAATCCCATCAGCTTCTTGCCATAGCGTAGGCTGCAATCGCGGAGGATCGCCTCGATATTGTCATTGAAGCGTTTGGTGTCCGCATCCTTGGCGCCCAGCGCCTCCCGCCACACCTCGGGGTCGTATCCGTTGTAGCCGGTATGCAGATAGAACAGGGTGCGAATGCCCCGCTGGTCCAGCGCATCAATGATTTCACCCAGTAAATCGCGTTCGGAGGTGCGTCCTGGTGCAACATTGTCGATGGCTGCGTTGGGGCCGGGCCAATAGAATCCCTGGTGCGTCGCGGTAAAGGTGATCCACGCGGCACCCGTGCGCTCGATGGCATCAGCAAAAACCTCCACATCGAACATCTCCACTGACTTCTGAAACCAATCGGCTCTCTTTTCATCGATGTTGAATCCACGGCTTTGAGACGACCAGTGGACGAAGATGCCGTACTTCCCATCGACCATCCACGAGACATCGCCCCGAATCGCCTTGGCACGTTCCACTTGCCCCTGACGCACAGCGGCTGTCCCCAGTTCAATGGAAAACAGGTGGAATTCCTCGGTCACCCCTTGACCGAAACGCGAGGAACTTCTGACGTTAGTTCCCGCCGACGCCGACGCAGGTTTTGCATCAGGCAGGCGGAGGGTGATCTGGTTCACACCGGCCTTTAAATGCAAGGTACCAGGTAGTTGCTGACGCCAGAAAAAGGGGCGATGCTCCCAGGTCCTGACCATCGACGGGGCCGTCAAAACAGAGTCCCCTGAACTCACTTCCAGTTGCGTCTGCTCCCGCTTGCTGAACAGCACATCGACCACGTAATCCTCTTCCTTCGGAACATCGACCGTCCAGGTCACCGTATCTTGCGGAGACTCAAAACCGTGCACCACATTACCACTTCGGAAGTGACGCTTCGCATTGCCGGACAATGATCCACTTGAAGCGATCATGGCCGTTACCTCATCCGCAGCCAACTGGAAGACCTTGCCAGACGGTGCAGTCGTTTCCGGCTCCTGAGCACCAACAAACGTCGTCACACTCCATGCCAACACCGTTGACAGCAGTACGCCACGGAGGATCACTCTACATTCCATATTCATTGTCTTGCCTCACTGATTCATTCAATACGGATCGAGTTCTCTTGAGCTACGGGCACCAGCATGACTGCTCGGAACTTAGGTTTCGCACCGGTGAAATCGGAAGCGACCTCCAGGGAAAGTGTATGCGTGCCTGCCGATTCGATCTCGACGGTGCCTAAGACGCAATGCAAATCCACTACCCCCGGGTCCATGGCAGGAGTTGCAACGCGTTTGTCTTCGATCAATCGATTCTCAACCGATTGACCGGAAACTATGGCCCGCACGCTCCCTTCAACATCCCAGCTCTGGTTCCGGCCGGCATGGCAGACAACGACGACTTCATAGGTCCCCGGCCTATACACTTCTAATTCCCAACTCAAAGCCTGCCCCTTGGTTTGAAAGCCGGCAACGGTTAGTCCTCTGGCTGGCATGATTCCAATGCCTTTCGCCGGGACAGTGTACATTTTCATGTCCTTTGCATTGGAGGGTTTGCCGGCAACGGTTTCCAGGTCATGGATGTTTGCGTTGTAGGTACCCATCACAACCTTGCCATCACTCAGCTGCATGAAGGTTGGATCCATGGACACGTCCCCAGCGACAACAAGCTTGATCACGGAGACATATTCATCGGGTGCATCCTCGGGAACACTCAGCATGATGATCTTGTGCCCCGTAGAATCGTTAATCTCCGATTGGTATTCAATCGCTTCGCCCGTAGCAAGAAGAGCCGCACTCTTTACATCATTGTCCACTCCAAACAGCGTGAACTTTCCGTCTTTTGGCCAGTCAACCACGTTCAGATAAAGGCTGGTGCTGTCTTCATTCTTACGTTGAGTAATCGTTCCCCAGCTTATTTCATAGGGGTAGGGGCCGGCCTCGGTTCCATAGATCGCTTCGCCATTTCTATTCAGCCAATCTCCCATTGTCTTGATTCTTGTCTGCATCGCCTCTGGAATGACGCCTTCATGATCAGGCCCTACATTCAACAATAGATTTCCGCCATTTCCTGCAGCATTGACAAGGCGTTCCAGGAGGGCTTGGGGAGACTTCAATTCTTCATTGGCTCGATAGTGCCAGGAATCCCCCATGGTCACGGCCGATTCAAAGTAGACCCCCAGATTGAACATGGGAGCCAGGTTGTCATTCATGCTCAAGTAATCAACGATCTGCAGACGATCATCATCGCCCAATCTGCTATTGGAGATGGTTCCATAGGAGTGCAGCATATCCACCAACTCTTGTCGGCGAAGCAGGGGCTTGTTATCAGGATGTCTGAATCCGCTTCCTCCATCAAACCAGATTAGGCAAGGCTGATAGAGCTCACATAGTTCTTCGAGCTGTCCGAACATGAAGTCGATATACTTCCTAATATCTGCACCTGGAACTGTCCCCCTTCGTCTCTCGGGCCTGTTTTGATATTTGGGTTCGTAAAGGGGATGATGATAGTCTGCAATCGAATAGTAGCAGCCCATCTCAAGACCCTCGGCCTTACAGGCTGCGGCCAAATCCTTGACGATGTCACGCTTCAATGGGGTTTGATCAACGACATTCCAGTCGGTGAGTTCAGAGTCCCAGAGACAGAACCCAGCATGATGCTTGGTGGTTAAGACGATATATTTCATCCCCCCTTGCTTGGCAACACGCACCCACTGGCCGGCATCAAAATCGACGGGGTTAAACTCGCTCTTCTTGTCGACGCCAAAGTGGATAAACATTCCGAACTTTGCGTCTTGAAACCACTGCATCCGATCTTCGACGGTTGGTGTTTGAGCCCCCACGATGCTAGGCAGCATCAACCCG from Novipirellula artificiosorum includes:
- a CDS encoding alpha-L-fucosidase — encoded protein: MKKQSKLLPVLVVLISVLTFPAVVAFAKQGVVHPYWAPRTWQLRPDDITTIMGFRAKLSGNLAHADRPTPTVVNNAFVRGFNTDEDIMTWEVDAPYRASYTIAVLYTGDKEILAQSTLEVTSATTTVTEKVKVPNWETRPAFQRHYLKQNLLLKKGINTIRLRLVNFQGTQAERDALNNKRNAKGKTNPFAIWSIELVRPEALVAIKARAKAMKADVQWMVDGKYGLFVHFSSGSTPFLGGPRLGQQYQRLVDLFDVDAFADKVAETGASWVCFTCAHGTQHWPGPSNTIDQIKPGFTCKRDLIRELIDGLAKHDIRLMLYYNPNSGMENLYGDTYGNGETPDPTGYFNFLEAHFREVSLRYGEDLATTAGYVDDCGWKVYQLDPPWEKLAKAIKAGNPNAPVGFSQNIFPNLTPFTDLVVSDGAGREPEILPAVLFEEGGQLEGQYPAHWCFMDGWSSRTRNGTFTAKPQFSAEQYIEFFEKADEANLPITINLSMTPDVTSKHPFFNPVCIDIMKQVRKAVKGY
- a CDS encoding alpha-L-fucosidase, which gives rise to MNMECRVILRGVLLSTVLAWSVTTFVGAQEPETTAPSGKVFQLAADEVTAMIASSGSLSGNAKRHFRSGNVVHGFESPQDTVTWTVDVPKEEDYVVDVLFSKREQTQLEVSSGDSVLTAPSMVRTWEHRPFFWRQQLPGTLHLKAGVNQITLRLPDAKPASASAGTNVRSSSRFGQGVTEEFHLFSIELGTAAVRQGQVERAKAIRGDVSWMVDGKYGIFVHWSSQSRGFNIDEKRADWFQKSVEMFDVEVFADAIERTGAAWITFTATHQGFYWPGPNAAIDNVAPGRTSERDLLGEIIDALDQRGIRTLFYLHTGYNGYDPEVWREALGAKDADTKRFNDNIEAILRDCSLRYGKKLMGFGYMDGALAWDYPLGPSWEGWARAIKAGNPKAVVGLSSNRGPTVSPFSELAVTDGGSELLQVDPQLIGPGKQLGDVTSAWWCLMDQGGWFQNRPMNGRHGPGPVHSTQEYVDFFKRMAEAKIPVTINLILTADVTDDHPIFNPECMAVMDEVRKAIRGKGSSQDLIQDDLVLDLNADTGLILEDGNMVTSWTNQAPNPEAIEFKSTEEGRTQTIISQEELGTGRPTLLKNRREINGHNSLLFREDELINDHDEAFHGMMTGAGYTWFAVIKPYKQGGPGKINSGYPNAFFGCLRNSGKPQLETGQYAGFWGSFYPDGRVYMGSRNGLNEKVRDGVNTPEVAGPPPSLNEWHIVMGRQGSGTGVVPLELFVDDPSEAVNSSDFPVGNVEPSRMAIGTERNAINHQGKESFDGELARLLMYATALNQQEMEAVYDYLRKVYFD
- a CDS encoding alpha-L-fucosidase, yielding MFIHFGVDKKSEFNPVDFDAGQWVRVAKQGGMKYIVLTTKHHAGFCLWDSELTDWNVVDQTPLKRDIVKDLAAACKAEGLEMGCYYSIADYHHPLYEPKYQNRPERRRGTVPGADIRKYIDFMFGQLEELCELYQPCLIWFDGGSGFRHPDNKPLLRRQELVDMLHSYGTISNSRLGDDDRLQIVDYLSMNDNLAPMFNLGVYFESAVTMGDSWHYRANEELKSPQALLERLVNAAGNGGNLLLNVGPDHEGVIPEAMQTRIKTMGDWLNRNGEAIYGTEAGPYPYEISWGTITQRKNEDSTSLYLNVVDWPKDGKFTLFGVDNDVKSAALLATGEAIEYQSEINDSTGHKIIMLSVPEDAPDEYVSVIKLVVAGDVSMDPTFMQLSDGKVVMGTYNANIHDLETVAGKPSNAKDMKMYTVPAKGIGIMPARGLTVAGFQTKGQALSWELEVYRPGTYEVVVVCHAGRNQSWDVEGSVRAIVSGQSVENRLIEDKRVATPAMDPGVVDLHCVLGTVEIESAGTHTLSLEVASDFTGAKPKFRAVMLVPVAQENSIRIE